The Candidatus Moraniibacteriota bacterium genome contains a region encoding:
- a CDS encoding ParB/RepB/Spo0J family partition protein, with the protein MAQQYGLGRGLASLIPPKKTDENTVASSPLPNNHIITPHENGYHPAEMMSVSAPTQTVPTTVLGTGVQEVALEKIVPNPHQPRLSFDEVKLQELADSIKEHGILQPLVVSPSTKEGEYEIIAGERRFRAAKKAGLTTVPVIVRDVDEQEKLELAIIENIQRHDLNPIEEAKSFLRLADEFNLSQEAVAKKMGKSRSTVANTLRLLQLPIEIQRAVSEGRITEGHAKALLAIENPEKQRAVFELIIKEELTVRETETRVQSISVKPYVRSAVSLNPELLERTEHLTQVLGTKVKITPSGKGGKVIIEYYAPEDLDGLLRRLEE; encoded by the coding sequence ATGGCACAACAATATGGACTCGGGAGGGGACTTGCCTCACTTATACCACCCAAGAAAACTGATGAGAATACTGTAGCGTCTTCCCCGCTTCCAAACAATCATATCATCACGCCACACGAAAACGGATATCATCCTGCCGAGATGATGTCGGTGTCTGCGCCTACCCAAACGGTGCCAACAACAGTACTAGGAACCGGTGTCCAGGAAGTAGCTCTTGAGAAAATAGTACCGAATCCACATCAGCCGAGACTGTCATTTGATGAAGTGAAATTGCAAGAGCTCGCAGACTCCATCAAAGAGCATGGCATTCTCCAACCACTCGTTGTGAGTCCGAGTACCAAAGAAGGTGAGTATGAGATCATTGCTGGCGAACGTCGTTTTCGCGCCGCCAAAAAAGCAGGACTCACGACAGTACCAGTGATCGTCCGTGATGTGGATGAACAAGAAAAACTCGAACTCGCTATCATAGAAAATATTCAGCGACATGATCTCAATCCGATCGAAGAGGCCAAATCATTTCTTCGTCTTGCTGATGAATTCAATCTCTCTCAAGAAGCCGTCGCCAAAAAGATGGGGAAGAGTCGGAGTACGGTTGCAAACACGCTCCGTCTTCTCCAGCTTCCGATAGAAATACAGCGTGCCGTATCAGAGGGAAGGATCACCGAAGGACATGCTAAAGCCCTTCTCGCTATTGAAAATCCTGAGAAACAACGGGCTGTATTTGAGCTTATTATAAAGGAAGAATTGACTGTGCGTGAGACAGAGACCAGGGTTCAGAGTATCTCGGTCAAACCGTATGTGAGAAGTGCTGTTTCTCTCAATCCAGAACTTCTTGAACGGACAGAACACCTGACTCAAGTTCTCGGAACCAAGGTCAAAATCACTCCATCAGGCAAAGGAGGTAAGGTCATTATCGAATACTACGCACCA